Proteins encoded within one genomic window of Pongo abelii isolate AG06213 chromosome 18, NHGRI_mPonAbe1-v2.0_pri, whole genome shotgun sequence:
- the ZNF597 gene encoding zinc finger protein 597, with translation MASMPPTPEAQGPILFEDLAVYFSQEECVTLHPAQRSLSKGATKECLEDVALMGEEGKPEINQQLSLDCMELDELALEKYPIAAPLVPYPEKSSEDGVGNPEAKILSGTPTYKRRVISLLVTIENHTPLVELSEYLGTNTLSEILDSPWEGAKNVYKCPECDQNFSDHSYLVLHQKIHSGEKKHKCGDCGKIFNHRANLRTHRRIHTGEKPYKCAKCSASFRQHSHLSRHMNSHVKEKPYTCSICGRGFMWLPGLAQHQKSHSAEKAYESTNCDKHFNEKPNLALAEETFVSGPQYQHTKCMKSFRQSLYPALSEKSHDEDSERCSDDGDNFFSFSKFKPLQCPDCDMTFPCFSELISHQNIHTEERPHKCKTCEESFALDSELAYHQKSHMVEQTFKCTVCGKTFKSNLHLITHKRTHIKNTT, from the exons ATGGCGTCCATGCCCCCGACGCCCGAGGCCCAG GGACCAATACTCTTTGAGGATCTGGCTGTGTATTTTTCTCAAGAGGAGTGTGTGACTCTGCACCCTGCCCAGAGGTCCCTCAGCAAAGGTGctacaaaagagtgtttggaGGATGTGGCTTTGATGG GAGAGGAAGGCAAGCCTGAGATTAATCAGCAGTTAAGCCTAGACTGTATGGAACTTGACGAGCTTGCCTTAGAAAAGTACCCCATTGCTGCACCCCTTGTCCCTTACCCAGAAAAATCCTCTGAGGATGGAGTTGGAAACCCTGAAGCGAAAATATTAAGTGGAACTCCCACTTACAAGAGAAGGGTCATCAGCCTTTTAGTTACCATTGAAAACCACACCCCATTAGTAGAACTCTCTGAATATTTAGGAACCAACACACTTTCTGAAATTCTTGATTCTCCCTGGGAAGGAGCCAAAAATGTGTACAAATGTCCTGAGTGTGACCAAAACTTCAGCGATCATTCATACCTGGTTTTGCATCAGAAAATTCATTCAGGagagaaaaaacataaatgtGGTGACTGTGGAAAGATCTTCAATCATAGAGCCAACCTGAGGACACACAGGAGAATCcatactggtgagaaaccttATAAGTGTGCCAAGTGCAGTGCCAGCTTTCGCCAGCACTCTCATCTGTCCCGACACATGAATAGCCACGTAAAGGAGAAGCCCTATACATGTAGCATATGTGGTAGAGGTTTTATGTGGCTCCCAGGATTGGCACAGCATCAGAAAAGCCACAGTGCCGAAAAAGCCTACGAATCTACTAACTGTGATAAACATTTTAATGAGAAACCAAATCTTGCTTTGGCTGAGGAAACATTCGTATCAGGCCCCCAGTACCAGCACACTAAGTGCATGAAGAGCTTCAGGCAGTCCTTATATCCTGCCCTTTCCGAGAAGAGCCACGACGAGGACTCTGAACGCTGCAGCGATGATGGGGACAATTTCTTCTCATTCTCAAAATTCAAGCCCTTACAGTGTCCTGACTGTGACATGACCTTTCCTTGTTTCTCTGAGCTTATTTCCCATCAGAACATTCATACAGAGGAAAGGCCCCATAAGTGCAAAACATGCGAGGAAAGTTTTGCTTTGGACTCAGAACTTGCATACCACCAGAAGAGCCACATGGTAGAGCAAACTTTTAAATGTACCGTGTGTGGGAAAACTTTCAAGTCAAATTTGCATCTCATTACTCATAAGCGAACTCACATAAAAAACACCACGTAA